Part of the Kitasatospora sp. NBC_01266 genome, TGCGGGGTGGCCGCGTGGCCGCCGCGTCCGTGGATCACCACGCGCAGGGTGCGGCTGCCCGCCGTCATCGGGCCGCCGTGGCCGTGGGCGACCAGGCCGGCCGGCAGGGGGGCGGTGTGCTGGGCGAGGACCACCGAGGGCGGTTCGAAGCGCTGGTAGAGGCCGTCGGCCAGCATCGCCCGGGCGCCCTGGAGGGTCTCCTCGGCGGGCTGGCCGACCACCAGCAGGGTGCCGCGCCACCGCTCGAGGTCGGTGGCCAGCTCGGCCGCAGCCCCGGCGGCGCAGGCCAGGTGCATGTCGTGGCCGCAGGCGTGCATCACCGGGACGGTGCGCCCGTCGGCGGCGGTGGCGGTGACCGTGCTGGCGTAGGGCAGGCCGGTCTGCTCGCGCACCGGCAGCGCGTCCAGTTCGGCGCGCAGCATGACCACCGGGCCCGGCCCGTTGCGCAGTACGCCGGCCACGCCGTGGCCGCCGATGCCGGTGGTGACTTGGTAGCCGGCCTCGGTGAGCCGGTCGGCGAAGGCGGCGGCGGTGCGCTGTTCGGCGCCGGAGAGCTCGGGGTGGCGGTGCAGGTCGAGGTAGAACTCGGCGGCCCGGGTGAGCGGGTCACTGGCGGTGGTCATCCGGGGCGCTCCGGGGCAGGTCAGTAGGGGTGGTCAGTGGGGTGCCAGTGGACCGCCCCCTGGGGTGCCAGCGGCATTTCGTAGAACTGGTGGTGCGGTGAGCGCCGGCCGCAGTTCGCTTCCCTGCACTCTGAAGGAGTTCCCATGGCTGACAACTCTCTTGCCTCCCTTGCCGAGGAGATCCTGAACCTCGAGTCGGAGACCTTCGAGATCAGCGACTACTCGGACACCAGCGAGGTCATGCTCGGCTCCTCGACCAGCTGCTCGAGCACCAGCACCTGCTCCAGCACCACCAGCACCACCAGCTGCACCGCCTGATCAAGCTTTCTGATCAAGCTTTCTGATCGAGCGGCCTGCATCACGGCTGGTTCCGCCCCGCTCCCGTGGACTACGGGAACGGGTGCGGGACCAGCCGTAGTTCGTTGTCGGTCAAGTCGGTGTCGCGCAGCCCGGCGCGGTGTTGCGCGGTGCGCAGTCGGGGCATGGTCAGGGCGCGTTGGCGGGGCCAGCCGAAGTCGATCGGGAGCAGGCCGGGGACGAGAGTGCAGACGGTGCGCAGGCCGAGTCGGGCCTGTTCGGGGGTGGTCTGGTCGACGGCGATCACGTCGTAGCCGGCCCGGGCGAGTTCGTCGCGGCAGAACAGCAGGTCGTCCAGCAGGTCGCCGGTGTCGGGCCGTTGCTTGCGCCAGTCCTGGTAGGTCTGGTCTGTGTCGCGTCGCTGGGTGGGTTCCAGGTAGCTGCGGGCGTGTTCGGCCATCTGCGGCAGGCCGAACAGCGCGGCGTGGTCGGGCAGTCGGCGCACCAGGTCGAAGTCCTCGGCCATCGCCGCCAGTTCGGCGGGACGGGCGCTGACCTGGCCGGGCAGGTGGGGGATGTAGGTGAGGATCTCGGAGACGGCCGATTCCACGGTGGCTTCCGGGTCGAAGCCGGCGGAGGCGGCGAAGGCGAGGGTGCCGGGGCCGCCGTCCTCGCGTACGGCGAGTGCGGTGACGACGGGGACGGCGAGGTCGATGCGGTTGTCGTAGGCGTGCACCCGGTAGCCCTGGAGTGCGGCCCGGTCGACCATGGCGCGCAGCGCCGGGCCGGTGTGCGCGTCGAGGTCGAGTTCGGGTAGCGGGGCGTTGCCGTACCAGGCGAGGAGGAAGGCGTCGCGTTCGATCAGTTCGAGCAGGCCGAAGAGGATCGCTTCTTCGAGGCAGCTGCCGATGGCGCAGCCGTTGGAGCATTCGAAGACGAAGTTGTCGGCGGCCATTCCGGCGCTGTAGTAGCAGAGTCGGGCCGGGACGAGG contains:
- a CDS encoding thiazolylpeptide-type bacteriocin, whose protein sequence is MADNSLASLAEEILNLESETFEISDYSDTSEVMLGSSTSCSSTSTCSSTTSTTSCTA